The Vibrio marisflavi CECT 7928 region TGCGACTTCAGCAACTTGCGCTTCCGCTCCAGCCATGACGCCAACTTTCAGTACATTGTCATCTTTTTTGTCGCCGCAGCCAGTCAAAATTAGCGCTGAAGCTACCGTCGCGACGGCAAGTAAACGTTTAAGGCCAAATTTCATTCCTGTCTCCTTGATTAACCTTTTAATTCTCTGTGGGCTGTAGCCCGAGGATTATTTATGATCCACTCGGCGAACAATAGCGTCGCCAACAGATTGAACGATTTGAACAATAATTATCAGTAACACGATAGTGGCCGTCATTACAGCAACATCATATCGATAGAAACCATATCGGATAGCAACGTCACCTAGACCACCACCACCAACTGTACCTGCCATTGCTGAGTAGCTCACTAGAGTTACAAGCGTGATGGTAATAGAGTTGATTATGGTTGGTAGAGCTTCTGGTAACAGTACTTTAGTGATGATTTGTATTGGTGTCGCGCCCATTGATTGAGCCGCTTCAACGAGTCCGGTTGGTACTTCAATTAATGCACCTTCAATTAGTCGCGCAATAAAAGGAATAGCACCAATCGTCAGGGGGACAATCGCAGCAGATGTACCAATGAACGTACCAACTAATAGCTTAGTCACTGGGATAATCGCAACCATCAAAACGATAAACGGAACAGAACGGCCAATATTGACAATCGCACCAAGCGTCTTGTTCAGTTTGGTATTTTCAATCAGTCCGCCTTTTTTAGTGATGTGCAGAATAACACCAAGAGGTGTTCCTACAACAAAGCCAACTAAGCCGGCGACACCCACCATGTACAAAGTTTGCAGTGTGGCATTGGTGATTAGGCCACCATTTTGGTTAAGCCAGTCCATCATAGAATTAAAGAACATAACCTAATACCTCTACTTTTACATGGTGATCTCGAAGGAACTGAATTGCTGCATCATCGTCTTTTTCATCACCGAACATCTCAGCGAGCATCATGCCGAACTTAACTCCGCCAGCATAATCGATATCTGAGCTTAAAATACTGATATCAATATTGAATTTACGTGAAATTTGCGACATTAAAGGAGCTTTAACCGTTGACCCCGTAAACTCAAGTCTAAGTAATGGGTGGCTGCCTTCTACACGTGTGTCGTTCAATCGTTTTTCGAAATCCTCTGGGATGGTCAGATCCAAAGTAGAGCGAATGAATTTGTGTGCTAGGTCAGTTTTCGGGTGAGCAAAAATTTCACCAACGGTGCCTTTTTCTACCAAGCGACCATCACCAATGATTGCAACTTCATGGCAGATGCTTTTAACCACATCCATCTCATGGGTGATCAGCAAAATCGTTAGGTTCAACTTACGATTGATTTCTTTAAGCAGCTCTAAAATAGACTGAGTTGTTGCTGGATCAAGTGCGCTGGTGGCTTCGTCACAAAGCAGTACTTTTGGATCAGATGCAAGTGCGCGTGCAATCGCCACACGCTGCTTTTGCCCACCACTCAAGTTTGCAGGGTAGGCCTCTCTCTTGTCTGCTAAGCCAACGAGCTCTAAAAGTGCGACGACCTTCTTCTCTATTGAAGGCTTATCTACTTTGGCTAGTTCAAGTGGAAGAGCAACATTGCCAAATACGGTTCTAGAAGATAACAAGTTAAAATGTTGGAAAATCATGCCGATGTTTCGGCGAGCTTTACCGAGTTGAGATTGGTTGAGTGTTGTTAAATCCACACCATCAACAATGACAGAACCAGAAGTTGGTGCTTCGAGCATGTTTACACAGCGAATCAATGTGCTCTTGCCAGCACCAGATGACCCAATGACACCAAAAATGGTTCCTTGAGCAATATTGAGGTTAATATCTTTCAGAGCAGGTATTTCTTTACTGCCTTGATAGAAAATTTTATTGACTTGATTTATCTCGATCATCTTGTCGCCTGTACAGCTTCCTAGATTTGAACTTGTCTCTTATTGAGTAGAAACGGATGCTATGAGTTTCGCTGATATAAGTCAATAGATATTTTTACGTCTAGACGTCTAAATGGAAGTTTGGTGATATTTTTGTCAGCAGATAGTGTGGATATAGGGCCTTAGGTTGTTTGAGTATAAGATAGAAAGCATGCCATAATTGCGTCCAGCAACGGGCCATAAACAAGAGAATGAAATTTTGCCAAAACCAGCAGTGTTTTTAGATCGTGACGGTGTGATAAATATTGATCATGGCTATGTCCATGATGAGCACGAATTTGAATTTATTGACGGGGTATTTGAAGCTGCAAAGCAGTTTCAAGATATGGGATATTTGCTGGTTTTAGTCACCAACCAAGCTGGTATTGCTCGGGGATATTTTACTGAAGAGCGCTTTCTTTCTCTTACCCAGTGGATGGACTGGAACTTCATCGATAATGGCGTTGAGTTTGACGGTTTCTATTATTGTCCGCACCACCCGGAACATGGGCAAGGTAAATACAAGCAAGACTGCGATTGCAGAAAGCCAAAACCGGGCATGTTTTTGTCAGCTAAAGACTTTTTAAATATCGATATGGCAAATTCAGTTATGGTCGGTGATAAAGCAGAAGATTTGATGGCAGCGGAAGGTGCTGGTGTTGGCACGAAAATATTAGTTCGCACCGGTAAGCCTGTGACTGAAAAAGGCCAATCCATCGCGAATATTGTTTTAGACAGTATTAAAGATGTTCCTGAATATATTCGTGAGCTTAAAGCTTGATAAATATCGAGTTTTATAGCCTCACAGACTAAAAATAATATTATGCTTTTTGTGTGACATCGTATAAAGATATTACAAAAAACCGCTAGGATTCTTTTTAGCGGTCACTAAACTTTTATTAAATGATGTACTTCAGAATCTTGTAAAGTCACCCTCATAAACTATGAACAAAAAACTCACTATTGTAGATATAGCAAAGCTTTCCGGAGTCGGGAAATCAACCGTTTCTAGAGTGTTAACGAATGACCCTAAAGTGAGGGTTGAAACCCGAGCAAGAGTCGAGCGAATTATAGCAAAGCATGGTTATGTGCCTTCCAAGTCAGCTCAATCTATGCGTGGCGGAAGCCAGAAAGTCATTGGCGTTATCATCTCAAGGCTCGATTCTGCTTCTGAGAATAAGGTAGTGAGCAGTATTTTGCGCGAGTTGTACTCTCTTGGCTACGATGCTGTGATCATGGAGAGTCGATTTGATACCGATAAAACCAATGAGCACCTTGATGTACTTCAGAAGCGTAATGTCGATGGTGTTATCGTCTTTGGTTTTACTGATATTGACATGAAAGTGTTGGCGCAGTGGCAAGAGCGTGCGATTGTGATTGCGATGGATACCGATCAAATATCCTCAATAAACTATGATAATCATGGCGTTATTATTGGCGCATTAGATCATTTGACCGATCTCGGCGTTCAAAATATCTCTTATATCGGCGTTGATCGTAGCGATAAGACGACAGGTGAAATACGTCTGCAAGCCTATTTGTCTTGGTGCGAAAAACTAGGTGTGACCCCAGTGTATAAAACAGGTGAACTAAGCTACGAAAGCGCCTATCAGCTAGTTGACTCTGTACTGGCGTCCAATACAGAAGCGATAGTTTGCGCCAGTGACTCTCTTGCTTTAGGTGTAATCAAAAGGCTGAACGAGTTGGGTCGTGAAGATATTGCGGTGACGGGTGTTGGTGGTAACGAGTTACTCTCTTTCTTATTTCCTAAGACATACAGTATCGATCCCGGGTACAGTTCGGCGGGCGAAAAGGCGGTTAAGGTACTCATATCTAACCTAAAGGCAAAATCAGAGCCTGTACACATAACACAGCTACCTGTCATGGACTAACTTTATAGGTTCGTACGGAATACTATTTATACTGTGATCTTATTCAACTAAACGTACAATCCCTTTTTCCATTCTCCTCAAGCTATGACAATATATTCGCAAGTGGGAACATTCCCACCAAACATTGGATGGTTTTGGCTAATTTGTCTAACTAGTAGAAGAGATGCTAAAGATAGATAGCCGTTTTTGACGAAGAAAGTCTCGGTGGGCATGAAGATGAGTAAAATATTGAATAAGGACGTAGAGCGTCTTATTGAATTGGTCGGCGGTAGCGACAATATTTCTAGTGTAAGTCATTGTTTAACAAGATTGAGATTTGTTCTGAATGATACGGACAAAGCGCAGCAAGATAAACTTGAGTCGATCAGTTTTGTTAAAGGTTGCTTTACCAATGCTGGTCAGTTTCAGGTTGTTGTAGGCACTGAAGTTGACCAAGTATACGCAATACTTCTGCAGCTATCGGGTAAATCAGAAACATCGAAAGACGAGTCTAAGCAAGCCGCTAGACAAAACATGAACTTCCTTGAGCGCGGAATATCTCACCTGGCGGAAATATTTGTCCCGCTGTTACCTGCGATTATTACTGGTGGCCTGATTCTTGGTTTTAGAAACCTGATTGGCGACATCAAGATGTTTGAAGGTCAGTCACTAACCGAAATCAGCCAATTTTGGGCAACTGTCCACTCCTTCTTATGGTTAATTGGCGAAGCTATCTTCTTCTTCCTACCTGTTGGTGTATGTTGGTCAACGGTTAAGAAACTTGGCGGAACGCCAATTCTCGGTATTACTTTGGGTGTTACGCTGGTGTCCCCACAGCTGATGAATGCTTATGACATCGGTAAACAGATACCTCAAGTTTGGGACTTCGGCTGGTTTACGATAGAGCAAGTAGGCTATCAAGCTCAGGTGATTCCTGCTGTGTTAGCTGGTGTGGTATTGGCGTTGATTGAAACTAACTTGAAAAAAGTCGTTCCAGCGTACCTATATCTAGTGGTCGTGCCTTTTGTTTCCCTAGTTGTTTCTGTTGTTCTAGCACACGCGATTATTGGCCCAATTGGCCGTGATATCGGTGATGGCGTTGGCGCAGTAGCAAAAGCTGCAATGACTGGTGATTTTGCAGTCCTTGGCTCCATGGTGTTTGGCTTCTTGTATGCCCCATTGGTTATCACGGGTATTCACCACACAACTAATGCGGTCGATCTTCAGCTAATGCATGACCTAGGCGGCACGCCAATTTGGCCTCTTATCGCACTATCCAATATTGCTCAAGCATCTGCGGTTGTCGGTATTATCATCATCAGTAAAAAGTCTGGCGAAAGAGATATCTCAGTTCCAGCAGCCATATCGGCTTACTTGGGTGTAACAGAGCCCGCGATGTACGGTATCAACCTTAAATATAAATTCCCTATGTTATGCGCAATGATTGGTAGTGCAATTGCGGCAGGGATCTGCGGTGTAGCTGGGGTTATGGCAAACGGCATCGGTGTTGGTGGACTGCCGGGTATTCTTTCTATACAGCCACAGTTCTGGGGTGTTTATCTATTCGCTATGCTCGTAGCTATCGTGACACCAATTGTACTGACGCTTTTCTTCTACAAAAGAGCAGAATCGAAAGGACAGTTACAAGCTGCACAGGCCTAACAGCAATTCGGAGCTAGGTGAGAGACCTAGCTCCATTTCAATTTAACGGAATGACGAAATGACAGAATTCGAACACAAGAGTGATTGGTGGAAGACTGCCACGATTTACCAGATTTATCCTAAAAGCTTTTGTGATAGTGGTGACAAAGGTGTCGGTGATATTCAAGGCATCATATCAAAGCTTGATTACCTTAAATTTTTGGGTATTGAAGCTATTTGGCTGACACCTATTTATCAGTCACCCATGATTGATAACGGTTACGACATCTCTGATTATTACGCAATCAACCCTGATTTTGGCACTATGCAAGACTTTGATGAGTTGCTTGAACGTGCTCATAAGTTAGGTATCAAAATCATCATGGATATCGTAGTTAATCATACATCTACAGAGCATAATTGGTTCCAGCAAGCGCTGAGTAATCCTAAGAGCCGCTATCGTGACTATTATATCTGGAAAGATCCTGTAAATGATGACGTACCCAACAACTGGCAATCAAAATTTGGCGGTAGCGCGTGGGGGCTGGATGAAAACTCTAACCAATACTACTTACACCTATTTGCCAAAGAGCAAGCGGACTTGAACTGGGAAAACCCAGACGTTCGTCAAGATGTGAAAAATGTCATCAGTTTTTGGGCAGAGAAAGGCGTCGATGGTTTTAGGTTAGATGTGATCAACTTGATTTCCAAAGACCAAGCATTTCCGAGCGATTTACAAGGTGACGGGCGCTGCTATTACACTGATGGGCCTAAAGTACACCAATACCTACAAGAAATCAGCGAAGAAGTGTTTCAAAAATATGGCAGTGTCACTGTTGGTGAAATGTCGTCGACCACGCTTGAACATTGTCAGCAATACTCATCACTTGATGGTAAAGAGCTATCGATGGTATTTAACTTCCATCACCTCAAGGTTGATTATCCAAATGGAGAAAAGTGGACTCGAGCGCCATTTGATTTTATTGAATTAAAGAAAATATTTAATAAGTGGCAAACAGGTTTAAACGGACAAGGTTGGGGAGCCCTGTTTTGGTGTAACCACGATCAGCCTCGAATTGTCAGCCGTCTCGGTGATGACGTTGAGTACCGTGTTGAGTCGGCCAAGATGTTAGCGGCTGCTTTACATATGATGCAAGGGACACCTTATATTTATCAAGGTGAAGAGATCGGTATGACTAACCCCGACTACACAGATATTAGTCAGTATCGAGATGTAGAAAGTACCAACATGTATGACATCATGGTTAAGCAAGGTGATGTTAGCCACAAAGATATGATTGCGATATTGGCACAAAAGTCTCGTGATAATTCCCGAACTCCGATGCAATGGAATAACTCTGCGCACGGTGGTTTTACTAAAGGAACGCCTTGGCTAGAGGTTGCTGCAAACTACCCAGAGATCAATGCTAATTACGCAGTGGACGATTTAGATTCAGTATTCTACTTCTACCAAAAGTTGATTCAGCTTCGTAAGCAGGTGCCAGTCATTACTGATGGTGACTATCTTGATCTTGCTCCTGAAGATAGCTCGGTATTTGCTTACCAAAGGAAAAACCAAAACCAACAGCTTATTTGTATCAATAATTTTTACGCTAAAGAGGCCCAGTTTGAGTTAGATGAGAGTGTGAAGTTAGATAATGCTCGATACTTACTTGGTAACTATAAAGATATTGGTGCTAAACCATCAGAAAGCCTGATTACGCTAAGGCCTTATGAAACGAAAGTCATTCTTGTTGAAGCGTAAATGTAGAAACGGAGATACAAAAAAGCCAGCTCAATGAGCTGGCTTTTTGCAACTTAGAAAGTTGAATATGGTGGAGGGGGACGGATTCGAACCATCGAAGGCGGAGCCGGCAGATTTACAGTCTGCTCCCTTTGGCCACTCGGGAACCCCTCCAGGGTATTTTCTTACTCTTTGTAAAGTAAGCTTAATTAATGATTTCCCAACCCATTAATCAAGTTGTTTTCGTATTCCCTTCCGTTTTCACGAATAGGTAACTCGAAAGAATATGGTGGAGGGGGACGGATTCGAACCATCGAAGGCGGAGCCGGCAGATTTACAGTCTGCTCCCTTTGGCCACTCGGGAACCCCTCCAGGGTGTTTTCTTACTCTTTTCAAAGTAAGCTTAATTAATGATTTCCCAACCCATTAATCAAGTTGTTTTCGTATTCCCTTTCGTTTTCACGAATAGGTAACTCGAAAGAATATGGTGGAGGGGGACGGATTCGAACCATCGAAGGCGGAGCCGGCAGATTTACAGTCTGCTCCCTTTGGCCACTCGGGAACCCCTCCAGGGTGTTTTCTTACTCTTTACAAAGTAAGCTTAAGAAATGTTTTCCCAACGCATCTCTCAAGTGCGGAGCGCATCATAGCAAACTCGCTTTTTCTGTAAAGACTTTTCTTAGAGTTTTGAATTGAATGCTGTCTTTTTGGGCAAAGTGAGTGCTTTTTCATTGTTTTCGGTGAGCAAAAAACCAAAACTATGTCTAACAATGCAGTATTGAGTCAGTTACACGGATAGTTACGCTTTACTCATTTTAATTTACACAGCTTTACATTAAAACGTTCACCATGTTGTTAGAATGCCGGTAGCTGATTTACAGGGACAGTATAATAATGAATAGATTAGCAATTGTATCGATTGTAGCCGCGTTAACTTTTCACACCTTCAGCGCCCAAGCGCAAGGGCCCGGGCGATTTCAGGCTCAAGCTGTTTCAGTTGTGACAGAGCAGGTCGCCACTCACCAAGTTTCTCAAAACCTAACCTTAGTCGGCAAACTAGAGGCTGAACAGTCAGTGGACATCTCTTCTGAGGTCGCAGGTAAAGTAGAAAAAATTGCCGCCAAAGCCAACCAGCAAGTTAAACAAGGTCAACTTCTTGTGCAACTGGAAGACAATAAAGCGCTCGCAGAAGTTGCAGAAGCCACGGCATACCTAAAAGATGAACAGCGAAAATTGAACGAGTTTGAAAGGCTATCTAAACGCAACGCCATCACACTAACGGAAATTGATGCTCAAAAAGCCAGTGTTGAAATTGCCAAAGCTCGCTTAGATGCAGCTAATGCCAACTTAAGTGATATGTATTTACGCGCACCTTTTAGTGGAACAGTGGGCTTCATTAGTTTCAGTCGTGGTCAGTACGTGAGTTCGGGTAGTGAGCTGATGACGCTGGATGACTTGTCTACTATGCGCCTTGATTTGTCTGTTCCAGAGCGATACTTGTCGAAACTTTCGCCCAATATGGCAGTAATAGGAATAACTAGTGCTTGGGGGGACGAATCGTTCCAAGGTGAAATTAGCGCGATTGATACCAGAATCAACCCTGAAACGCTCAATATGAAAGTGCGCATTCAGTTTGACAACGAATCCAAAAAGTTGAAACCGGGGATGCTGTTGTCAGTCGACATCAAGCTCCCTGCTATCAGCGCTCCAATTATTCCTGTTCAAGCCCTGCAATACTCTGGCACTAAGCGATATGTCTATGTGATTGGTGAAGACAATAAAGCTACGCGGACACAGGTGTGGCTAGGTGCTCGTATCGGTAACCAAGTTGTGATTGATAAAGGATTGAATATTGGTCAAAAAATAGTAGTTCAGGGCATTGTAAACATGCGCGATGGTGTGACGGTGACAGAAGTAGATGAAAGCGGTACGCCAATTAAGAAGGATGCTTAATCATGTGGTTGTCTGATGTAGCAGTTAAGCGGCCAGTCGCAGCGGTTGTGTTTAGTTTATTGTTGTGTGTATTTGGTCTGGTTTCATTCTCTAAGCTCGCTGTACGCGAGATGCCTGATATTGAAAGTCCAGTTGTCTCGATTTCGACTCGATATGAAGGTGCGTCTGCCAGCATTATTGAGAGCCAAATTACTTCGGTTCTGGAAGACCAACTTTCTGGAATCAGTGGCATTGATGAAATTTCATCGACCACTCGAAACAGTATGTCACGTATCACTATTACCTTTGATCTGGGATATGACTTAACAACTGGCGTTAGTGATGTGCGAGATGCAGTTTCAAGAGCACTAAACTCACTGCCCGACGAAGCGTCTGAGCCTATAGTGTATAAAAACAATGGTTCGGGGGAGGCTTCTCTATATATCAATTTAAGCTCGTCAACGATGGATCGAACGCAGCTGACTGACTATGTCAATCGTGTGTTATTGGATAGGTTTAGTCTGATTCCTGGCGTTAGCTCCATCAATGTGACTGGAGGGTTAGACAAAGTTATGTACGTCAAGTTAAAGCCTGATCAAATGGCTGGCCGTGGCGTGACTACAAAAGATATTACTGATGCATTGAACGATGAGAATATTGAACAGCCCGGTGGACAAATTCGTAATGATTCAATAGTGATGTCAGTGCGCACTGCGCGTTCATATCTAACACCGGAAGATTTTGATTACCTAGTTGTTAAACGGGCCAGCGACAATTCTCCCATCTATCTAAAGGATGTAGCGGAAGTCTATATCGGTGCGCAAAATGAAAGCTCGACGTTCAAAAGTGATGGTGTAGTGAACGTTAGTATGGGTATCGTGCCACAATCTGATGCTAACCCACTGCAAGTAGCTGACGCCGTGCATAAGCAAGTTGACAGTATTCAACAGTTTTTGCCGGATGGAACTCGACTCGCAATAGACTTTGACTCGACAGTATTTATCGACCGCTCGATCTCTGAGGTATACAACACGCTATTTATTACGGGTGGCTTAGTAATATTGGTACTGTATATTTTCATCGGGCAAGTAAGGGCAACGCTAATACCAGCGGTAACTGTTCCGGTCTCGCTTATCTCATCGTTTATCGCTGCCTATTATTTTGGATTCTCTATCAACTTAATCACGCTAATGGCGCTGATATTGTCGATTGGTTTAGTTGTTGATGATGCAATTGTGGTCGTCGAAAATATTTTCCACCATATTGAGCGAGGAGAGAAACCACTTTTAGCCGCGTACAAAGGTACCAGAGAAGTGGGGTTTGCGGTTGTCGCGACCACATTAGTGCTAGTGATGGTATTTTTGCCAATCTCATTTATGGATGGCATGGTTGGATTGCTCTTTACTGAGTTCTCAGTGTTACTGGCTATGGCCGTTATCTTTTCCTCGTTAATAGCGCTGACTTTGACGCCAGTTCTTGGCAGTAAATTGCTAAAGCTAAATGTGAAGCCGAATCGGTTTAACCGCTTTGTCGACGCTTCCTTTTCTAAGCTTGAAAACATCTACCGCCGAGCTCTAAAACGAGCCATTCATTGGAGCTGGTTCGCTCCAATTATTATCTTACTCTGCATTGGTGGAAGCTATGCGTTGCTCAAGCAAGTGCCGTCTCAGTTGACGCCATCAGAAGATAGGGGGGTTATCTTTGCTTTTGTTCGTGGTGCTGATGCTACCAGTTATAACCGAATGGCAGCTAATATGGACTTGGTTGAAGAACGATTGATGCCTCTACTCGGCAAAGGCTTCCTCAAGTCTTTTAGTATTCAATCGCCTGCTTTTGGTGGTAACGCTGGTGACCAAACCGGTTTTGTCATAATGATACTGGACGATTGGAATGAACGGGATGTTACTGCTAAACAAGCCCTAGGACAGGTGCGCAAAGCGTTAGCAGGCATTCCCGATGTGCGAGTTTTCCCATTTATGCCCGGCTTTAGAGGTGGATCGAGTGAACCTGTGCAATTTGTACTTGGTGGTCC contains the following coding sequences:
- the vexH gene encoding vibriobactin export RND transporter permease subunit VexH, which codes for MWLSDVAVKRPVAAVVFSLLLCVFGLVSFSKLAVREMPDIESPVVSISTRYEGASASIIESQITSVLEDQLSGISGIDEISSTTRNSMSRITITFDLGYDLTTGVSDVRDAVSRALNSLPDEASEPIVYKNNGSGEASLYINLSSSTMDRTQLTDYVNRVLLDRFSLIPGVSSINVTGGLDKVMYVKLKPDQMAGRGVTTKDITDALNDENIEQPGGQIRNDSIVMSVRTARSYLTPEDFDYLVVKRASDNSPIYLKDVAEVYIGAQNESSTFKSDGVVNVSMGIVPQSDANPLQVADAVHKQVDSIQQFLPDGTRLAIDFDSTVFIDRSISEVYNTLFITGGLVILVLYIFIGQVRATLIPAVTVPVSLISSFIAAYYFGFSINLITLMALILSIGLVVDDAIVVVENIFHHIERGEKPLLAAYKGTREVGFAVVATTLVLVMVFLPISFMDGMVGLLFTEFSVLLAMAVIFSSLIALTLTPVLGSKLLKLNVKPNRFNRFVDASFSKLENIYRRALKRAIHWSWFAPIIILLCIGGSYALLKQVPSQLTPSEDRGVIFAFVRGADATSYNRMAANMDLVEERLMPLLGKGFLKSFSIQSPAFGGNAGDQTGFVIMILDDWNERDVTAKQALGQVRKALAGIPDVRVFPFMPGFRGGSSEPVQFVLGGPDYEELKQWAEKLKVEAENSPLMEGAEINYSEKTPELVVEIDKQRAAELGISAADISDTLEIMLGGKSETTYVDRGEEYDVYLRGDENSFNNSSDLSQIYMRTASGQLVTLDSVAKIEEVASSIKLSHYNKQKSVTISANLSNGYTLGQALDFLDQKAIEMLPSDVSVSYSGESKDFKENQSSVLMVFALALLVAYLVLCAQFESFINPLVVMFTVPMGVFGGFLGLVIMQQGMNIYSQIGMVMLIGMVTKNGILIVEFANQLRDRGIEFNKAIVDASARRLRPILMTAFTTLAGSIPLILSSGAGYESRVAVGTVIFFGMAFATLVTLFVIPAMYRLISKSTRAPGHVEEELNRELSHDVKSRTTH
- the metN gene encoding methionine ABC transporter ATP-binding protein MetN, whose protein sequence is MIEINQVNKIFYQGSKEIPALKDINLNIAQGTIFGVIGSSGAGKSTLIRCVNMLEAPTSGSVIVDGVDLTTLNQSQLGKARRNIGMIFQHFNLLSSRTVFGNVALPLELAKVDKPSIEKKVVALLELVGLADKREAYPANLSGGQKQRVAIARALASDPKVLLCDEATSALDPATTQSILELLKEINRKLNLTILLITHEMDVVKSICHEVAIIGDGRLVEKGTVGEIFAHPKTDLAHKFIRSTLDLTIPEDFEKRLNDTRVEGSHPLLRLEFTGSTVKAPLMSQISRKFNIDISILSSDIDYAGGVKFGMMLAEMFGDEKDDDAAIQFLRDHHVKVEVLGYVL
- a CDS encoding efflux RND transporter periplasmic adaptor subunit → MNRLAIVSIVAALTFHTFSAQAQGPGRFQAQAVSVVTEQVATHQVSQNLTLVGKLEAEQSVDISSEVAGKVEKIAAKANQQVKQGQLLVQLEDNKALAEVAEATAYLKDEQRKLNEFERLSKRNAITLTEIDAQKASVEIAKARLDAANANLSDMYLRAPFSGTVGFISFSRGQYVSSGSELMTLDDLSTMRLDLSVPERYLSKLSPNMAVIGITSAWGDESFQGEISAIDTRINPETLNMKVRIQFDNESKKLKPGMLLSVDIKLPAISAPIIPVQALQYSGTKRYVYVIGEDNKATRTQVWLGARIGNQVVIDKGLNIGQKIVVQGIVNMRDGVTVTEVDESGTPIKKDA
- a CDS encoding methionine ABC transporter permease — its product is MFFNSMMDWLNQNGGLITNATLQTLYMVGVAGLVGFVVGTPLGVILHITKKGGLIENTKLNKTLGAIVNIGRSVPFIVLMVAIIPVTKLLVGTFIGTSAAIVPLTIGAIPFIARLIEGALIEVPTGLVEAAQSMGATPIQIITKVLLPEALPTIINSITITLVTLVSYSAMAGTVGGGGLGDVAIRYGFYRYDVAVMTATIVLLIIIVQIVQSVGDAIVRRVDHK
- the gmhB gene encoding D-glycero-beta-D-manno-heptose 1,7-bisphosphate 7-phosphatase; protein product: MPKPAVFLDRDGVINIDHGYVHDEHEFEFIDGVFEAAKQFQDMGYLLVLVTNQAGIARGYFTEERFLSLTQWMDWNFIDNGVEFDGFYYCPHHPEHGQGKYKQDCDCRKPKPGMFLSAKDFLNIDMANSVMVGDKAEDLMAAEGAGVGTKILVRTGKPVTEKGQSIANIVLDSIKDVPEYIRELKA
- the treB gene encoding PTS trehalose transporter subunit IIBC — encoded protein: MSKILNKDVERLIELVGGSDNISSVSHCLTRLRFVLNDTDKAQQDKLESISFVKGCFTNAGQFQVVVGTEVDQVYAILLQLSGKSETSKDESKQAARQNMNFLERGISHLAEIFVPLLPAIITGGLILGFRNLIGDIKMFEGQSLTEISQFWATVHSFLWLIGEAIFFFLPVGVCWSTVKKLGGTPILGITLGVTLVSPQLMNAYDIGKQIPQVWDFGWFTIEQVGYQAQVIPAVLAGVVLALIETNLKKVVPAYLYLVVVPFVSLVVSVVLAHAIIGPIGRDIGDGVGAVAKAAMTGDFAVLGSMVFGFLYAPLVITGIHHTTNAVDLQLMHDLGGTPIWPLIALSNIAQASAVVGIIIISKKSGERDISVPAAISAYLGVTEPAMYGINLKYKFPMLCAMIGSAIAAGICGVAGVMANGIGVGGLPGILSIQPQFWGVYLFAMLVAIVTPIVLTLFFYKRAESKGQLQAAQA
- the treC gene encoding alpha,alpha-phosphotrehalase produces the protein MTEFEHKSDWWKTATIYQIYPKSFCDSGDKGVGDIQGIISKLDYLKFLGIEAIWLTPIYQSPMIDNGYDISDYYAINPDFGTMQDFDELLERAHKLGIKIIMDIVVNHTSTEHNWFQQALSNPKSRYRDYYIWKDPVNDDVPNNWQSKFGGSAWGLDENSNQYYLHLFAKEQADLNWENPDVRQDVKNVISFWAEKGVDGFRLDVINLISKDQAFPSDLQGDGRCYYTDGPKVHQYLQEISEEVFQKYGSVTVGEMSSTTLEHCQQYSSLDGKELSMVFNFHHLKVDYPNGEKWTRAPFDFIELKKIFNKWQTGLNGQGWGALFWCNHDQPRIVSRLGDDVEYRVESAKMLAAALHMMQGTPYIYQGEEIGMTNPDYTDISQYRDVESTNMYDIMVKQGDVSHKDMIAILAQKSRDNSRTPMQWNNSAHGGFTKGTPWLEVAANYPEINANYAVDDLDSVFYFYQKLIQLRKQVPVITDGDYLDLAPEDSSVFAYQRKNQNQQLICINNFYAKEAQFELDESVKLDNARYLLGNYKDIGAKPSESLITLRPYETKVILVEA
- the treR gene encoding trehalose operon repressor TreR — its product is MNKKLTIVDIAKLSGVGKSTVSRVLTNDPKVRVETRARVERIIAKHGYVPSKSAQSMRGGSQKVIGVIISRLDSASENKVVSSILRELYSLGYDAVIMESRFDTDKTNEHLDVLQKRNVDGVIVFGFTDIDMKVLAQWQERAIVIAMDTDQISSINYDNHGVIIGALDHLTDLGVQNISYIGVDRSDKTTGEIRLQAYLSWCEKLGVTPVYKTGELSYESAYQLVDSVLASNTEAIVCASDSLALGVIKRLNELGREDIAVTGVGGNELLSFLFPKTYSIDPGYSSAGEKAVKVLISNLKAKSEPVHITQLPVMD